The Episyrphus balteatus chromosome 3, idEpiBalt1.1, whole genome shotgun sequence genome segment CTCTGGCCAATGTTTTAAGTGATGTCTATGCTGTGGGTGTGACTTCAATTGATAAATTAAGCTTGATTCTTAGTTCTCCAACTGAATTTACACCTGAACAGCGTGATGTTATTCTTCCCATGATAATCGAAGGTTTTAATGAATCTGCTAAAAAAGCCGGCTGTCAAGTTGGCTTCCGAAATATTGCAGTAAACCAGTGGTGTATGATTGGAGGAATAGCCAGTTCTGTTTGTAAAAACGATGAAATTATCATGTAAGTTATGAGAGCTTCGTGAAGCCacaactgcgacctcaaaatgtTTGAACCAAACTTGTCTAATTTGTTTTTCCACCTTTTGTCCATTTTCCactaaaaattttcgtttgtctacccttcaaaaaaaaaaattagagcaaattcttttttttttttgtaggaagtctcaaattttgaaatagacGTATAAAACTAATTGCactcgtttgtccacctcgagttctatttATTTACCAAATACTGTCGTTTTCCCACCCTCCATTTAGAagcaattcaaaaacaaaattttgtactgaaaaattgaaattcccctaAGATtcccaaaaatcattttttttagccgtgttttattggtactcagtattttactgagtaaacattttatgctagAAACATCAAAAATGGGTTACTTTTAGTAATTATTTATAATCCTATGTTGTttaagggtcaaaaatgtataagtctatacaaaatatttctctgtaaaccaacaaataaaaaaaacttttgtttatccttagcaatcatttgttgttgtttaccgtgtaaaattttactgagttaccaataaaacacgcattttatcaaaaattcaaactgctgtcgtttgtaGAGTTCTTAATATATAcgaaaaatcatcgtttgtccacccttcgttatgaaaaaacaaattttgtactgaaaactTCATAGTACAGTATATCATAAAATCCCCATTcagaaattcaaatttctgtcgtacaaaatttgatttttgaaattcttttaaaCGTCCCACTTTTGGCATACGATAAGAACTCGAGGTGGGCAAacaacagaaatttgaatttttgcaaaaaaaaaaacaaaaaaataatttttgaggattttaggggactttgaatttttcagtacaaattttgttttttgaatatcttctaaaagtAGGGTGAACAACAACGATTTTTGGAGTGGACAAACGaatgccgtttgaatttttgaaaaaaaaaggaattttaggggattttgaaattttcaataaatacacTGTGGTGTACGCTTAActtttgttgggaatttttaatatctcttaAACGGAGGagggacaaacgacgatttttggtatacgtaaaaaAATTGAGGTGGACAAatgacagaaatttgaaatttttgaaaaaaaaaaaaaatatgtaaacgacagaaatttgaatttttgaaaaaaagtattttttggggATTTAAGGGGACTTTGTCAGtacaaaatttgcttttttaatatctcctaaacgtagggtggacaaacgatgatttggAGATGGattgtattttgaatttttgaaaaaaaaaaatttgtttggggattttagggactttgaaattgttagtaggtatcatggtataaaaagagaaggtatgatcattagaaaaaactctgtatcgagaactatcaaaacttataaatggctacttaaggttttgacagctgcccattgaaattgttgtaaacaaatttgtcttggaaattgttgttgcttttgactttgccaattataaacgtcaaaaccttactaccccattttgtaagatggcggctctaatgatcatactttgtctttttataccatgagtaGGTACACGGTGGtgtatgcgtttttttttttggggacttttgaaaatttgtgttttaaataTCTCCTGAACGTATGACAAACGATGATTGTTGGTTTGTATCGATTTCTCGAGGTGAACAGACGATGgccttttgaatttttgaaaaaaaaaaatattttttggggatttttgaaaaaatgatattttgtatgagagttgctaaatttacaaacaaatgctaaatggacaaacgatgatttttgaaaataaattgatttttggggattttagggagttataatttttcagtgcaaaattagttttttgaattGCTCCTAAACGGAGGGAGGAAAAACGATATGTGGACAAAATATTGCAATTTATACGTCtatcatttttcagacttcctataaaaaaaaaagaatttgctctaattttttttaaaggtgaaCAAAGGAAATTCCGGGTTGAAAAACATGGACAAAAGGTAGACAAACGAATTAGATacggttaaaaaattttgtggtCGCATTTCTGGGTTCACGAAGCTAAGTTCTAAAATaagacatttaaaaacttcGAAACCATTTATCTTTTGTAATTAGGCCATCAAATGCCAAGGCAGGTGATGCAATTGTTTTGACAAAACCTCTAGGAACACAATTAGCTACAAACGCACAAATCTGGTGGGGCGAAAAAGGTGAAAAGTAcgaaaaactatcaaactgTCTAACCGAGGTGgatatttttgaaacttttcaaATAGCTATTGAATCTATGACCCACCTTAATATGAACGGTATGCTGCTTACTTCATTATTAAGGAATAATGATCAAGTAAAGGTTTTTTTCAGGTGCCTTATTAATGCATAAATATTCGGCTCATGCTGCCACAGATGTAACTGGATTCGGTCTTCTCGGACATGCCCTTAATCTAGCTGAATACCAAACAGATTGTGTGGAATTTATTATCAACAAACTTCCAATCATAAAAAACGTTCTTAAGATTGGTGAACTTGTTGGACAggatacaaaattgaaaagtgGCCGAGCAGTTGAGACTTCTGGGGGTTTGTTGATTTGTTTGCCAGCTGAACATGCACAACATTTTTGTGAAGAATATTCTGCGATGCATGATAAGAAGCAGGAAGCATGGATTATTGGATATGTAAATGCGGCCGGTAAGAGAAGCGCATCTCTTGCCGAGCATGTTGATTTTATTGAAGTTGAACTTTAACGAAGAtgtatttgagattttttttataattttaaagtttatagTTTAATAAGGACTAAAATGTATCCAACGTATGACAAGTACGCCTTAAAGGTCGCAAGATCAGGgtgtattttgaattttttttttgggattttggttctttataaaatttatatatattttttttttattttcaaataaatagctcagggcaattagtcaaaatatgggcatgaaatcgcatttttcgcgggacaaaatttttttcatggaatgtgttcgggtggttgtccttatcataaaagtcaatttgttgggaaaattggaggttgggaacagccgccatcttggaaaagagattggtagcgtttttattgaatagctccattgttattcattttaacagaaaatgacaaaggtaggacttattaacaataaaattatctaaacaatgatatacaaaacaattccgtgagttgattaaataaaattttatagttggtcaaagtgcgggtttgtatcgcaaggttgggacaaaatgacattttttcatatatctgacgaacttttgatttgtttggataattcttcaagaatgaattatagtacttataattacctataaaatgagcccacaatcgttattgtcaccatcgtattgtagaagtaatctaactccgaaactctccatgtactagtcaaaagtgagaaaaaagctagttttttgctagtaggccgagaaaattttgggagtagaggtataaccaaaatataagtacgcagttttgctgccatactcgtgttaatgtcgatttcaaaggtctgacaactctaattttgggctttatacgggttttggggggttaaataacgtaagttttccagttaacgtgaatgggctaaatttatactatttgaaattataaatatacaagctgattccctattatttttcctaaatctagacaccccaatcttgaggatgtgaccaatagaactcaagatataagccgtttatacgattatgttttagaggcttttttgtttcgatttttgttttgtttatttgaattgaaaagcctgatatggttagttaaaaaagcttatatcgtgagttctattaaccccatagccgagattaaggtgtccagatttaggaaaaataatagagcatcagcttttatatttataatttcaaatagtataaatttagcccattcacgttagctggaaaacttacgttatttaaccccccaaaaaccgtataaagcccaaaattagagttgtcagaactttgaaatcgacattaacacgagtatggcagcaaaactgcgtacttatattttggttatacctctactcccaaaattttctcggcctactagcaaaaaactagcttttttctcacttttgactagtacatggagagtttcggagttagattacttctacaatacgatggttacaataacaattgtgggctcattttataggtaattataagtactataattcattcttgaagaattatccaaacaaatcaaaagttcgtcagatatatgaaaaaatgtcattttgtcccaaccttgcgatacaaacccgcactttgaccaactataaaattttatttaatcaactcacggaattgttttgtatatcattgtttagataattttattgttaataagtcctacctttgtcattttctgttaaaatgaataacaatggagctattcaataaaaacgctaccaatctcttttccaagatggcggctgttcccaacctccaattttcccaacaaattgacttttatgataaggacaaccacccgaacacattccatgaaaaaaattttgtcccgcgaaaaatgcgatttaaattactaatttccctgggctaaaaaaacaaatagtttttttaatttaaaagtttttttcttatattgagccctttgaaaaattaatgaaagaaaaaattaaataaggttTCGATAAACAATTTTCAGCTTATTTTGCAACTATTTTGCTGTTGGCTAAATATTTGccaaaactattcaaaaatgaTAAGATATACCGCAAGCAAACTGGTAgacaaaatgtatgtattttaacgAATTAATATTGTGCTTGTTccagaaaaaaagattttttatatgtatggcGAGTGTtagtaagcaaaaaaaaaatagaagaaattgGTTTTAGCCATTACTCAATTCCTTTAAAAACCTttcgtcttaaaaaaaaaagatgttaagCATCCTTTTAAAACCTTCTTGATGCTGCGAACAAACTCCTTAACcatgacaaaaaactttgagctATCCACATCTAAGATAATCCCTCCTAGTACAGTAACCTTATACATCAGACCGTGCGTCAAATCCAGTAGTTCTAATTTGTTGTACAATTCTTATTAATAATGGCGCACTGAACGTTTTAAGTTTACAAAATATTGGTCTACAAATCTTGTCAGATTTTAGAACAAGTAGTCAGCGCTAACTGGTGAATTTTGTCCTTCAAGGAGTGATTTCgtatcaatttttataaatgtagGTCGTTTCCATAATGTTTTTCAGTACCGATAACTAATTAAAAATCGATTCCAAAACCCTCTGTCGCAATTTCGCCCACGTTATATTACATATGTACTGGATTACACAGATTCGTAAATATGTCAATCTGGGTCACTGTGTGGTGTGTTCGTGTATAAATATACGAAACtattatgtaaaattaattttgtatcaaaaaaaatctatctaatGTATCTAGCTTAAAACAACCATTTTTAATAGGTAGCTtaataaaactcaaaattctgtaccggatattaaaaaacatatgtagttgaattcttagaaaaaaaaaaccgaaaaatggaTTACGTAATCGATTACCAccaacaacaaatttttaaagaagaagacttttgcattttatattaggatatacctacatattctCAGCTCCCAAGATTTGGTATATGCTCATACATTGTAACCTactatgttttatttttaattaattctcaACTTAAGTATttctttgcagaaaaaaaaattaacgaaacaGTTTTAGtacaataattttatgtttatttctttgaaattacAATAACCACACATCCAATTTGGCTGAATAACAGGCAAACCGTtcacatatatatttttataaggaACATTTTACATCTATCATCTTTTGACtatattttttacttaattttaatacatatttttaaacccTAAATTAATCAGCGagcataaaaaattattactaaaacaaaataaaaacttaatatatgtatttctattttaatGAATGTATCAAGTTAAAACCATAATTTTTGTAACAGTTGTTAATACTTTTTGTTCCAGAAGTTGGGGTGAAGTAAACTAATTTATACTatccattttatttaaaaaaaatttgtttgtagaGAAGATACATTCTTGTAATTGAATTCTCTTAACAGGGCACGtggtattattttgttttttttaatatggaagaattttagaaaaatgatCAAACTACATCTAGAAGACTGAATGTTCGttgatttgaaatttaattttgtgtggttttgtttggtattggtttagttttttttgttttaattttgtttgtttaaatgtttttttatataatatatgtatttatttcaatttagcgttcaattttatttactaccattaaatttagtttttgtttgtattttacaATAATGTTAACATTCgatttctttgttttcttaaaattatgaatataatcaaattttaattaactttgGTATTTTTGACTTTGTCAAATACTTTGTTTAGGTATTTAAAGCAATAAACAATAATAAGTTTAGAAcagtttaaataataaaaaacaattcatttcttcgaaaatttttagagaTACACATGTAGAAAACCTTTATTTtcactaagggccaatttttcaatattcagataaacctcagatagagcttattcctag includes the following:
- the LOC129915723 gene encoding selenide, water dikinase 2; its protein translation is MFHPIDYGLAEDFRLTNFSTLRGUGCKLPQDVLLKYLEDLQILNTSSNQNNSKNNAEQSIGSGMDCAVIPLSRHKNLSLVQTVDFFYPLVDNPTIMGKIALANVLSDVYAVGVTSIDKLSLILSSPTEFTPEQRDVILPMIIEGFNESAKKAGCQVGFRNIAVNQWCMIGGIASSVCKNDEIIMPSNAKAGDAIVLTKPLGTQLATNAQIWWGEKGEKYEKLSNCLTEVDIFETFQIAIESMTHLNMNGALLMHKYSAHAATDVTGFGLLGHALNLAEYQTDCVEFIINKLPIIKNVLKIGELVGQDTKLKSGRAVETSGGLLICLPAEHAQHFCEEYSAMHDKKQEAWIIGYVNAAGKRSASLAEHVDFIEVEL